From a single Flavobacteriales bacterium genomic region:
- a CDS encoding glycosyltransferase family 2 protein encodes MRIFTIIVTYNGAHWVDRCFASLMSADAPCTVLVVDNGSTDGTVERIRAGFPSVEVYRAHANLGFGKANNVAIRMALDRSATHFFLLNQDAWVVPGSLAALATELDKDPSFGIVSPMHLNGSGDALDVFFSRSLIPAQCPGYLSDLVLGKVKTGIYATTNVNAAAWLMSRACVERVGGFSPVFYHYGEDENYVNRLHYHGSRIGVLPGTYVHHDREDRPESSYFTDRMEYDRRIFVRNLSDPADERTGSEELAVLARARYKALLVRRSSELKRSDARKQSLLRANRQQVMELRARTRVPGPTFLGEEEDLLGAVIRV; translated from the coding sequence ATGCGGATCTTTACCATAATTGTTACTTACAACGGCGCGCATTGGGTCGATCGCTGCTTCGCGTCACTAATGTCCGCCGATGCTCCCTGTACGGTTCTGGTCGTCGATAATGGATCAACGGACGGAACGGTAGAACGTATCCGGGCCGGGTTCCCATCTGTGGAAGTGTATCGCGCCCATGCGAACCTAGGGTTCGGCAAGGCGAACAATGTGGCCATTCGAATGGCTTTGGATCGAAGTGCCACCCATTTCTTTTTGCTCAATCAAGATGCTTGGGTAGTGCCGGGTTCATTGGCTGCGCTTGCAACGGAGTTGGACAAGGATCCATCGTTCGGGATCGTTAGCCCAATGCATTTGAACGGCAGCGGTGATGCACTTGATGTCTTTTTCTCCCGTTCGTTGATACCTGCACAATGCCCTGGATATTTATCGGACCTCGTTCTAGGCAAGGTGAAGACCGGGATCTACGCCACCACGAACGTTAATGCAGCAGCGTGGTTGATGTCCAGAGCTTGCGTGGAGCGCGTCGGTGGGTTCAGTCCTGTTTTCTATCACTATGGAGAGGATGAGAATTACGTAAATCGGTTGCATTATCATGGTTCACGTATCGGGGTACTTCCAGGCACATATGTCCATCATGATCGGGAAGATCGTCCGGAGAGTTCCTATTTCACGGACCGGATGGAGTATGACCGTCGCATCTTCGTGAGAAACCTTTCCGATCCGGCTGATGAACGGACCGGAAGTGAAGAATTAGCGGTACTGGCCCGTGCTCGATACAAAGCTTTACTGGTTCGACGATCAAGCGAACTTAAGCGGAGCGACGCCCGCAAGCAATCCTTATTGAGAGCGAATCGCCAGCAAGTCATGGAACTAAGAGCGCGTACACGTGTTCCCGGCCCAACCTTCCTCGGAGAAGAAGAAGATCTCTTGGGCGCTGTAATTCGTGTATAA
- a CDS encoding glycosyltransferase, translating into MDDGSTDGSRELVHRLFASEERVVVYHHPGSVNKGVSATRNLGMQKARKEFIAFLDSDDLFLPDRFKVDRQVFAEHADAEGVYGAIGVHYHDEGGREQFNKVFASELTTLRKRLPPERLFEAFMGIGEPVHDLGNFSLDAVTLKRSALAKMPQLLREGMSMHEDSEFTVRLAFYLRMYPGSIEKAVALRGVHGENRITANERSPRMRWHYNEVLLEWAMKEVKDQRVINKLRSQVVHGALKSAGSPIEKRNAIKLMLHTPSQWKRVDSAHAFIELVTGKAHGQLEH; encoded by the coding sequence GTGGATGATGGTTCAACGGATGGATCCCGTGAACTTGTCCACCGCTTATTCGCGAGCGAGGAACGTGTGGTCGTTTACCATCATCCCGGTAGCGTGAATAAAGGCGTTTCCGCAACCCGGAACCTGGGTATGCAGAAAGCCAGGAAGGAGTTCATTGCATTTTTGGATTCGGATGACCTATTCCTACCGGATCGATTCAAGGTGGACCGACAGGTATTTGCGGAACATGCGGATGCCGAAGGGGTCTATGGCGCAATAGGCGTGCACTACCACGATGAAGGAGGCCGTGAACAATTCAATAAGGTATTTGCAAGTGAGCTTACGACATTGCGTAAAAGGCTGCCTCCGGAACGCCTGTTCGAAGCTTTCATGGGCATTGGTGAGCCGGTTCATGACCTTGGGAATTTTTCGTTGGATGCAGTTACTTTGAAACGAAGCGCATTGGCCAAGATGCCTCAGCTATTGAGAGAGGGAATGTCCATGCACGAAGATTCTGAATTCACAGTTCGTCTTGCATTTTATCTGCGCATGTATCCGGGCAGTATAGAGAAAGCAGTGGCGCTAAGAGGAGTGCATGGCGAGAATCGCATTACGGCGAATGAACGCTCACCGCGCATGCGTTGGCACTACAATGAAGTGCTGTTGGAATGGGCAATGAAGGAGGTGAAGGATCAGCGTGTGATCAATAAACTGAGATCCCAAGTGGTGCATGGTGCATTGAAAAGTGCCGGATCACCGATTGAGAAGCGTAACGCGATCAAGCTAATGCTGCATACGCCATCACAATGGAAGCGCGTTGATTCCGCCCACGCTTTCATAGAACTAGTAACGGGAAAGGCACATGGACAACTCGAACATTAA
- a CDS encoding sulfite exporter TauE/SafE family protein, whose amino-acid sequence MFLDWRLIIAGATVGLLVGLTGVGGGALMTPILLLVFGMAPMAAVGTDLWFAAITKLFATPVHQRHGLIDWQVVKRLWTGSLTASTLSLIWLRYHPIDSSSMNTLKGAVAITVMVTAIAMLFQKQLHGIGRSQRTTEGVKFKSVQGPLTVAAGAFLGILVTFTSVGAGALGAVFLVYLYPLRLTPPRLIATDIVHAIPLAIFAGLGHLFLGHVEGGLLLNLMMGSIPAVIIGAMLSARMPHAALRFILVLVLIAVGVKLLLSL is encoded by the coding sequence ATGTTCTTGGATTGGCGGTTGATCATTGCTGGTGCAACGGTAGGTCTTCTTGTTGGCCTTACCGGTGTTGGCGGTGGTGCCCTGATGACCCCGATCTTGTTGCTCGTATTCGGGATGGCACCTATGGCAGCTGTTGGCACTGATCTGTGGTTTGCAGCGATCACTAAGTTGTTCGCCACACCTGTACATCAACGTCATGGCTTGATCGATTGGCAAGTCGTGAAACGATTATGGACCGGGTCGTTGACAGCTTCCACATTAAGCTTGATCTGGTTGCGTTACCATCCGATCGATAGCTCATCCATGAATACATTAAAAGGAGCAGTGGCCATTACGGTAATGGTCACCGCCATAGCCATGCTTTTTCAAAAACAACTGCACGGGATAGGGCGCAGCCAAAGGACCACTGAAGGCGTGAAATTCAAATCAGTGCAAGGTCCGCTCACCGTTGCAGCAGGAGCATTTCTGGGGATCCTTGTAACCTTCACATCCGTTGGGGCAGGCGCACTGGGCGCGGTGTTCCTGGTCTACCTCTATCCACTTCGCTTAACTCCCCCTCGCTTGATCGCTACGGACATCGTGCATGCGATCCCCTTAGCCATATTTGCTGGGTTGGGTCATTTGTTCTTAGGACATGTAGAAGGGGGCTTGCTGCTCAATCTGATGATGGGTAGCATTCCCGCTGTCATTATCGGCGCGATGTTGTCCGCTAGAATGCCGCACGCTGCACTGCGTTTCATACTCGTATTGGTGCTCATTGCTGTGGGTGTCAAATTGTTGTTAAGCCTCTGA
- a CDS encoding glycosyltransferase, whose product MEQNSMTEPLLSVVISTYDHVKYIEQCINSALMQRTDLPFEILIGEDESTDGTREVCKRIADEHPDRIRLFLRSREDVIYIQGKPTGRYNLLNSLNAAKGKYIALCDGDDYWTDPLKIQKQVDFLEANPDHSICFHRAMLEQNGQLVPDSITEPRFDLIKERPVGISALLEHGNLMHTNTVVFRNFRENLPFELFSAPMADYLFHVISASKGFIHRLDDAMSVYRVGVGIFSSKSEIETHHAIVVNQAHVLSLLTKEEHRMIALAKFDRSLNTYIKVIEQNATEDSNLLKRKSGRDILRLLFKKITFKK is encoded by the coding sequence ATGGAACAAAATTCGATGACCGAGCCTTTACTGAGCGTAGTGATCTCCACTTATGATCATGTAAAATACATTGAGCAATGCATCAATAGCGCATTGATGCAGCGTACGGATCTTCCTTTCGAGATACTTATCGGTGAAGATGAAAGCACGGACGGAACAAGAGAGGTCTGTAAGCGGATAGCGGATGAACATCCGGATCGAATTCGGCTTTTCTTACGTTCCAGGGAAGATGTGATCTACATACAAGGAAAACCAACAGGGCGATACAACCTTCTGAACTCTTTGAACGCTGCAAAGGGGAAGTACATTGCGCTCTGCGATGGAGATGATTACTGGACGGACCCATTGAAGATCCAGAAACAAGTGGACTTTCTTGAGGCCAACCCGGATCATTCCATTTGCTTTCACCGAGCTATGTTGGAACAGAATGGTCAATTGGTTCCGGATTCAATCACCGAGCCTAGATTCGACCTGATAAAAGAGCGACCAGTTGGGATCAGCGCATTGTTGGAACACGGTAATCTAATGCACACGAATACGGTGGTATTCAGAAACTTTCGTGAGAACTTGCCATTTGAGCTGTTTTCTGCACCGATGGCTGATTATTTATTTCATGTAATAAGCGCCTCCAAAGGTTTTATCCATCGGTTGGATGACGCCATGTCCGTATATCGAGTAGGGGTTGGCATTTTTTCATCGAAGTCTGAAATAGAAACGCATCATGCAATTGTGGTCAATCAAGCTCATGTATTGTCTTTGCTTACAAAAGAAGAGCACAGAATGATCGCTTTGGCCAAGTTTGATCGTTCGTTGAACACATACATCAAGGTCATTGAGCAGAACGCGACAGAGGATTCAAATTTGCTTAAACGAAAAAGTGGCCGTGACATATTAAGACTTCTATTCAAGAAGATCACATTCAAGAAATGA